One window from the genome of Sebastes umbrosus isolate fSebUmb1 chromosome 12, fSebUmb1.pri, whole genome shotgun sequence encodes:
- the LOC119498862 gene encoding E3 ubiquitin/ISG15 ligase TRIM25-like isoform X2, translating to MEDIEKTKLEEMLTCPVCQDIFKDPRQLSCGHSMCMGCLENLMDHSSDIPFRCPDCRTYFGPVIGVQKSYVLANIVEDFTVNRRRREEQTKSVYCDCCMENKTLAIKTCLKCEVSLCKEHVKDHQELPVFTGHPLVSPLGDLLERKCPQHEDEVLRYYCNTSRRYICNVCALESKQHNLATEASSVLRRQLTEYMDQRFDMLKEQIGESSKSLKKLQEDIRREKHPAVSSFNSVTVVLLCLWFIVLYYAYNYSVENQMLTEALDVQQSRVHQIYSTLAELLVDHPLKSHKPPETEDEGTKDDLLNHWNGNLS from the exons ATGGAAGATATTGAGAAAACAAAGCTTGAGGAGATGCTGACGTGCCCAGTGTgccaggacatctttaaagATCCCCGGCAGCTGTCCTGTGGACACAGCATGTGTATGGGCTGTCTGGAAAACTTGATGGATCACTCCTCAGACATTCCCTTCCGTTGTCCAGACTGTAGGACATATTTTGGACCGGTCATTGGGGTGCAGAAGAGCTACGTGCTGGCCAACATCGTAGAGGACTTCACGGTGAACAGGAGGAGAAGG gAAGAGCAAACAAAAAGTGTGTACTGCGACTGCTGCATGGAGAACAAAACTCTGGCCATCAAAACGTGTCTGAAGTGTGAAGTGTCATTATGTAAAGAGCACGTCAAGGACCACCAGGAGCTGCCAGTGTTCACGGGACACCCCTTGGTCAGTCCTCTAGGTGACCTCCTGGAGAGGAAATGCCCGCAGCACGAGGACGAGGTGCTGAGATACTACTGCAACACGTCCAGGCGCTACATCTGCAATGTGTGCGCCCTGGAGAGCAAGCAGCACAACCTGGCCACTGAGGCCTCCTCCGTCCTGCGGAGACAGCTGACT GAGTACATGGACCAACGCTTCGACATGCTCAAGGAGCAAATTGGAGAATCCAGTAAGTCGTTAAAAAAACTGCAAGAAGACATCCGACGTGAA aaacacccTGCCGTCTCGTCCTTCAACAGTGTCACAGTGGTGCTGCTCTGTCTGTGGTTCATTGTTCTGTATTACG CCTACAACTACTCTGTGGAAAACCAGATGCTAACAGAAGCGCTGGACGTACAGCAGAGCCGTGTGCATCAAATTTATTCCACCCTTGCAG AACTCTTGGTTGATCATCCACTGAAGAGCCACAAACCTCCAGAGACAGAAGATGAAGGTACAAAAGACGATCTGTTGAATCATTGGAATGGAAATCTCAGTTAA
- the LOC119498862 gene encoding E3 ubiquitin/ISG15 ligase TRIM25-like isoform X1 gives MEDIEKTKLEEMLTCPVCQDIFKDPRQLSCGHSMCMGCLENLMDHSSDIPFRCPDCRTYFGPVIGVQKSYVLANIVEDFTVNRRRREEQTKSVYCDCCMENKTLAIKTCLKCEVSLCKEHVKDHQELPVFTGHPLVSPLGDLLERKCPQHEDEVLRYYCNTSRRYICNVCALESKQHNLATEASSVLRRQLTEYMDQRFDMLKEQIGESSKSLKKLQEDIRREKQKHPAVSSFNSVTVVLLCLWFIVLYYAYNYSVENQMLTEALDVQQSRVHQIYSTLAELLVDHPLKSHKPPETEDEGTKDDLLNHWNGNLS, from the exons ATGGAAGATATTGAGAAAACAAAGCTTGAGGAGATGCTGACGTGCCCAGTGTgccaggacatctttaaagATCCCCGGCAGCTGTCCTGTGGACACAGCATGTGTATGGGCTGTCTGGAAAACTTGATGGATCACTCCTCAGACATTCCCTTCCGTTGTCCAGACTGTAGGACATATTTTGGACCGGTCATTGGGGTGCAGAAGAGCTACGTGCTGGCCAACATCGTAGAGGACTTCACGGTGAACAGGAGGAGAAGG gAAGAGCAAACAAAAAGTGTGTACTGCGACTGCTGCATGGAGAACAAAACTCTGGCCATCAAAACGTGTCTGAAGTGTGAAGTGTCATTATGTAAAGAGCACGTCAAGGACCACCAGGAGCTGCCAGTGTTCACGGGACACCCCTTGGTCAGTCCTCTAGGTGACCTCCTGGAGAGGAAATGCCCGCAGCACGAGGACGAGGTGCTGAGATACTACTGCAACACGTCCAGGCGCTACATCTGCAATGTGTGCGCCCTGGAGAGCAAGCAGCACAACCTGGCCACTGAGGCCTCCTCCGTCCTGCGGAGACAGCTGACT GAGTACATGGACCAACGCTTCGACATGCTCAAGGAGCAAATTGGAGAATCCAGTAAGTCGTTAAAAAAACTGCAAGAAGACATCCGACGTGAA aaacagaaacacccTGCCGTCTCGTCCTTCAACAGTGTCACAGTGGTGCTGCTCTGTCTGTGGTTCATTGTTCTGTATTACG CCTACAACTACTCTGTGGAAAACCAGATGCTAACAGAAGCGCTGGACGTACAGCAGAGCCGTGTGCATCAAATTTATTCCACCCTTGCAG AACTCTTGGTTGATCATCCACTGAAGAGCCACAAACCTCCAGAGACAGAAGATGAAGGTACAAAAGACGATCTGTTGAATCATTGGAATGGAAATCTCAGTTAA